A window of Oryza glaberrima chromosome 2, OglaRS2, whole genome shotgun sequence genomic DNA:
AATCTCGTTCACTCATTGACAACGAAAAATCATGCTTCATATATTTCTCTGAGAAAGTAAATCACAGTTTACAGAGCCATATACCGTTTCCATTGTCTCGTATCATTGCCATTCTAGCATCTATTCCTTTATATCCCAAAACTAAATTAAAGAAATATGGCTCTCTTCTCCACGCATAGAATACAAAATGAGCACTACTGTGTTCCTAATCACATTTCGCAAGTGTAAACACGCATtcttcagaaagcaccaaaaactAACAGCTCTGAGTTGCACCAATGGATGCATGCGCGTAGCACTAAATCACAACTGGCAAGGTTAAGCATTATTAATCTTCCCAAATCAAGCTCCCAGACCAGTAAATAATCTAACCATAAGCAGCGATAGCACTGATACCCATGAATCAGTAAATCATGACTGAAGTTTCCAACACTCCTGCAAAACCAGAGGCAGGATTGCAGAAACCCTCGCAAACTAAACACAAAACCCACCTAAAAAAAGGAgcgaaaaacaaagaaaaaaaacttaaaattatcCCCTCACCTCCACTCGGAGTCGTCGTAGGGCGAGTAGTAATTGTAGTTGGCGTCTTCCCTCTTCACGCAGTTGAACATGAGCGCGGCGAACGAAGCAAATAAccctaaaaaagaaaagaaccaaACCCCCAACACCCTCGATCGGTTAGGTTAAAGGCTTCAATCTTTCGATCTTTGGGGGATTAGggcgagagaggaagaaggtggtgtTACCGGGGAGGTAGTGAAGgaacgggacggcggcggcgctgcagaCGACGGCGTCGACCCAGAACCACCAGCCGACCCCGAatacggcgccggcgacgcccggCCCCACCACCGCCCACACCGCCGGGAAGCTGGTGgtatccatcgccgccgccgggaagaGGAACGGAGAAAGGTGAGAGCTTTTTTTTCAGTGTGGTCCTTGCAAAGCTGCTGCTTTTAGCCCTCCTGCTGCGGGTGtatacattttcttttaatcgcaaaaagaaaatacattttcttttaCGCATTGGTCCTTCCAGTTTGTAAATTTTGATGTAGTGGCACCGGTTAGACAATGCCATCTTTACAGAAATTTCACGGTAAATATGTATGGAGTTTCTGCAATTCAAGCACGGGCAAAGCTGCTAAATTCACATATCAACGCGGCGCAATCAAGAACCCGCCAATTTGCACTGACATAAGCAGCGGTAAACCAATTGGTTCGCCTGACCAGCCGCTACTCTCGGGAGTTTgttaagaatacatatataaaaaaagttttacttataaattaatttttattttctaatgaactttttttcttattaaaaatatgagCAACCGATGAGGACCTAAATGTCCGGAAGGCAGTCTGAGCCAAAATAATTTTCTGAAAGCCTTTCTTCCATTTGCCAAGGACAGAGCACGACGGATCGTCATTGCTTCATCTATGTCAGACGTCGCAACTAGCAATCCCTGGGATCAGCTCGTTGAAAGCAAAAACACATGAGCCATTGTTGTCTCAGATCAGGACACCCACTCCCATTGGACGTGAAGAGTGGAAAAGTGCAGCATCTGCGTTTATGAACATTGTTCCAGTCTGTGCTGGAATCCATCCTAAAACTGAAGTAGAGTCGTCACACCTAGAGACATTCACAGGTTTGGAGCAGTACTGTACAATGATCTCCACATACACCAAAATGAATAGAAAATCCACGTATGAATAGAAGCATTGTTGTTCCTGGCATCATTTCTTGCCTCCCAAATGTGCCAAAAGGTCGCAGCAAGAGCAGTATTCTGAATGTTGGATCCACGCATCAGGAAGTCAAAAATCTACTGTCTCATGTTTGTGATGTTTCTCCTGCACAAGTTGGGGTCAAACTTTTGTCTAATTGCCTCCCACACTGCATCAGCAAACGGGCAGAACAAAAATGCATGTTTGATCCTATCATCTCTGTTGCAAAAGATACGCATCTATCCATAGCTGGAATATGTTGTCTGAAATAGCTGGTTTAGTCCAATTCACTTCATGAATCATACAAATTCAGTCAAGATTTCATTTTCCTTGTAATTTTGGACCCAAAACTCAAAATTCAGGGTCCAGACTCCAGACCTGAATGCATACTAGCAGGAACCAAGTTTGAGAATTAACAAGCAATAAGCAAATTTCACACTCTATTGCAGGAAATACAGATTTTTccaggaaatgctagaatataAGCAGCTACACAGATACTGTTGAAATTCATGAAAGGGCCAACAAACAGCTCCTTCAGTCTCATGAACACTGACAATAGTCGCCCTGATCTATGTGATCAAATACAAGAGTTAACACGATCACGGCACTATTTGCCACTTGGTTTTGATTTCGATGAGTGACTATCCTCGGAGGGGCGTGAGCGCTGGAGTTCCTCAACTATTGCCGTGACCGCACGATCGCCCCTCACTAAGAGGCGCTCCAGCAACTCTACCTTCTGCAGCAGCTGCTCAGCATCAGTACTCGCACAGCTCACCAGCTTATCTGCGGTCTTCAGAGCCGTGCACAGCTGGTGGTAGAAACAATGATGAAGCAAGATCGTCAGCTTAAATGGCTGGAGTAGGCAATTACAGTGAACGGCATAAAAAAGGAGATCAAGATACACACCTTCAGCATCAATGAAGGCCATGAAGGGTCATTTTCTTGCAGCGCTTTCATCAAATTGTCATAGTGCTCCTGATAAGATGATGAACAGGTGCAAATTTTAGTTATGAACAGACGATGAACATCTGCAAACTAATGCCGTTTATAACCTGAAGATCATTCATCTGTACTATAgatttaatttgaattttacAGCAAACACGGTCAATTTGAAGCACAtctgaaccaaaaaaaattcagttcGTGGCCtggcaaaataaataaataaattcagtTCGTCCAACATCTGATCTGCTCCACAAGATTGGCAAAGTCGCCAAGCAAAATTAAGCACAAATATGAATCCAACTTTCCAAGAACCACTCTATCTAACCCTTGCATCTATCATCATCAACTTAAGCTCGCCTGAAAGTAGAGTAGACTATTTCCTCAATCTCATAAACTGTATCAGGCACATTAATTCTTCACCTACTTAACCAGAAAATACCGGCACCCAACAGATAGCTCAGGAAATCGAACCAATTGCAGGACGGACGCATGATTAGGGAACTAAATCTCATATGATAGGATGAATCGATCGATTGGTGCCGACCAAATCTAGGaacggggaggagaggaaagaagaggaagggagcACTAACCCCGAATAGCCGGTTCAGCTCGGATGGGtcggcctcctccgcctgctGCCCCGCCgaagacggcgacgacgggacggacacctccccgccggcgaggtcggcgccgccgtcgacggcgaggtcgcTGAGGAGGTCGCCGATGGTGAGCAGCGGGCCCCCGACTCCCCGCATCTCGCCGCgtctccccctcttcccctGTGGGCTTCGCTCGGTTTCTAGTCATGAGTATTTGGGCCTATTTAGGCCCACATTAGTTCATGGGCCCACACTGCACCAGCGAATTCCGGGAGCAGGGTTGACGTAAACCCACATTTACGCCTTCCCGTGTTATAGACGTAATTTGAACCATGCGCCGTAAAATTCATTTTTCCAAATGTCTGGAGTTACTCTGAACTGTGGAATCAgctaagtttttcttttctttattattattattaaggGGGAAATGTACACCCCGTAGGAATGGTACAATTGTGCTGTAGCACAAAAGATGCAGCAGTGTTAACTATAAGTCTATAACTATAGCGGCATCCTCTTTGTGCTGAACAATTTAATGATACACTGGCCTATATAGAATGCCAATTTCTTCGTTGTAGTGATATCGCTAATACTTTGAGTTCAGATCATGACACGCAACTCAACCCTGTGTGGAATCATCCCTCCTGTGATGGCTCCTCTGATCTGCAATGTGAAACGGATAGCGTCATCAAAGCAAAGTCCAAATTAATTCATGTTTACTggttttcattatattttttttagataatggactGGTTTTCATTATATGGTAAATCATGTAAACACACTGTTAGAAAGTTAGCTTTTACGGTGCAGGCGGAATTATCAGCTCCATCGTTTGCCACTTTGCCCTCCAGCTTGTCTGCCGCAGGcgaaattcaaattcatattactagtttgaattttaaatttacaGCATTAGCttttattatttatgatttCTTAAAGCTGTGTGTTTCTATCTTCACGAATCCATTAATCTAGATATACGATTACATTGATAACATTtgaataaatcattttattctcattttagattaaa
This region includes:
- the LOC127761693 gene encoding uncharacterized protein LOC127761693 — protein: MDTTSFPAVWAVVGPGVAGAVFGVGWWFWVDAVVCSAAAVPFLHYLPGLFASFAALMFNCVKREDANYNYYSPYDDSEWRLKLWLFVSYVVSFVSLAGAVGFLVQDALTDTGPSAWTGVAGVLQSVFVLISGLMYWTCHSED
- the LOC127764259 gene encoding uncharacterized protein LOC127764259, translated to MRGVGGPLLTIGDLLSDLAVDGGADLAGGEVSVPSSPSSAGQQAEEADPSELNRLFGEHYDNLMKALQENDPSWPSLMLKLCTALKTADKLVSCASTDAEQLLQKVELLERLLVRGDRAVTAIVEELQRSRPSEDSHSSKSKPSGK